GCCTTACAAATTTAGTAATATTGTGTAGTTTTCATCGACTTTTACGGCTTTATGTAAATtgataaagagaaggaaacaaagaaagatagatagatagatagataaatagatagatagatagagagagagagggggggagggtggagagagagagagagagcgagagagagaaaaaacagcgaaaataacaacgaaaaaaaacaagtaaaacggcgaaaaaaatgaaaaatatcaagcGCTTTAGACGGcaacattgattttatttaacgaacacgtttttcttcattcttttcctcgaatcatataataagataaaaaaaaatatcacttGCAAAGCCTAAGAGGAGGGAGAACGTgatagatgaagaaaaagagggggaaCCGGCAACGAATGTTGTGTCCGAAAAAGGATAGAATTGCAAGGTCGTTCGACAGATACCATGTGAGTTTGACAGTTTAGCACAGCTACTACCCCCACtacttttttacaaaattattatttgcaaaccaaatgaaaaaataacatGTATTGTTGGAaaaacatcgataatatcgtcgtTTTAGAAACGCCATTTACAAAAGATGCCATGTCCTCAATTCGATTAAGgtattcttgtaattcttgAAGTGTCTAATATATAGACTAataactacaaaaaaaaaaagaaaaaagagagagatagagacagatagggagaaatagagacagagaaagagagagagagagagaaaaggaaaaagaaaaggaaattgtaatagataaaattgtacagtagaaatagaatataaaaaaggtatgaaatgtataaaaattatatacttacaAATGTTGTAAGAAAttattcactttttcttttctctttctaaaatttgaaaattgaaaattcgaCAATGATCAACGGGAaattcgagaaagagagagagagagaggagggagagagggagggagagagagagagagggagagatagatagactgGATCTAACTTGCTGATTGAACGTTAccggaaaagagaaaatctgaCACACACTATCAAGAGGACCCCTCGGTATATCGTCTCTCTATATGAAATGATGATGAGGAAGATGACGAGCAACAAATGGGTGATTTAAAAGCGGTTACGAGTCATTAACGAAACGTCACTTTTGCATCGCTCTCTCTAACGCTTCCTTCACTTTCCTCTCTCCTCtcgctccctctctctctctctctctctctttctaattttcaTCCACTTCACATGAAcatcttccttcttttgttttgattCCTTTGCTGTTGCAATTTATAGAAAGGTCtagtttaaaaatagtaatttttcTATGAATAGGTATATTCAGTTAAAAATGACTATCACTAAATTCACAGCTTTCtaacatttcttttacttttctctgaCAGGCGATCAGCATTGTCGCGAAGAGGGAGGAAAGAGACGAGGACAGAGGagggaggagaggagaggaaagagagagacacgacCGCgcctctctccatctctctttcactcattCTTTGTTTCCACGCAAGCGTATAGGGATAATCTCATGAAGGCGCGAAGTTAGCCGCGAGACAACCTCGTTCGATTCTCTCGTCAGCGATGTCGGAATCTAACCTCAAAATTACAGTCGTTCGTGAACACTTTCCGGCGACGTTCGTTCATCGGCCGATTTACGTCGAACGTAAAACTTTTCACGTGCGTTTTCATCAAGTCATTTATTCTTTTGACTTTGCTTGTTTGCCCGTTTGATTGGCACACAGGCAAATTTATGAATCGAACAAGTTTCTGTACGtgcatctttctttttctctcgtgcAATGTCGATACTGTGACGAGATCAGTTATGATCGATTATGTGCTCTCACGTACGAATAAAGTTAGAGCGGTTGTCACgctcattgaaatatttcataattaaagaGCAAGGCATATCGAGTTAAATTTGTTCTACGTGGGCAGTTTTCTCGCTTTTATCTCGTGTTCATGACcttgataaaagataaatagatatatacgtgtgtgcctatatatatatatatatgtatgtatgtatctatatatatatatatatatatacatatatgtatatatatatataaagagagaaagagagagagaaagaaagatcgcgATGCATTTTAAATATGCGCGCCCGCAAAAGGTGAATGCCTTCTGATCATTCAAGAAAGACAAGGAAGCACAATTTTCTCGATTCAATTCGTTCTATGTTTAATGTAACTTCCAAGAGTGTCAAGGCTGTGAATGAATAATAGCATtttcgaaagttttttttctatggTATGTCTCGGTgaaagtattttaaatatgaagaagaaagtctttcgcctttttttattacaatgatGTTCTATACTTTCAAAATCTATATGTATAACTAATCTATGTGATTAGTTACACaactgtgtatatatgtatatatatcccaATCTTCTATCATTATCAATACATCAAGGATAGTTTCAAATAGATACTCAATGTTGAAAAAGATGACATGGATCCTaactaaatttatttattacataagtAGAATTTATGGTCAATTGTAAAGTATGGTCGTCGCAAAGTCCGATAACTAAGAATATCATTCagtttattgttttattatatttaaaataaattgtttgaaAATGATTGCGAACGATGGatcctctttatttttactaaataataaatcaaacttTTTATGCGATGTTTCCAGTCGCCTATCGATCTGCGAGCACGATATATCCTCGCTTGGTCATATCTAAATTTACTGCATCGTAAACAACAACAAGGTGGTAGTCGAGACACAGAAAGGATTGCATCTATCTCTTCTCGCAAGAGATTTGTTTCTCAAAAAGTATTCTTTTACAACGagtttatgtacgtatataacaAAGATACACGTTGAATACTATGCCATAATGCATACACACTCGACCTGCTTTTAAGTTTATTGGCGTAATTTGGTAAAATTAGTCGCGGTTTTAGTATAACTTCGCTACGACGCTATATCCAAACCAATTATAGTAATctgtaataatttcataataatgtcaaaaaagcaaaaagaaaaaaagaataaaaaaagaaaaagaaagaaagaaaagaaaacctgTTTTATTTTCAGTGAAGATAATTAACGTATAATACATCTGGATAAACAACTATAAGTTTGACTCGATGAAGGTATCGATGTGGACTAATAACCGTGAGGTTGAAGATTAACGATCGAATTGATATTGACATTgtgagtaagaaagagagaaagaataagaagaagaagaagaagaagaaaatacctTGTAAAAGTGATAAAATATGAAGAGAGTTAACTTGCCTCAGAACGAAAACGAGACAGGTTCGGTCGACGCGACGGATTTGCAAGAAAAAATGAGGATGATCGATGTAAAATCTTCCTCACCTACGAGTCTCTTAGCAAAGAACACTCTGTTGCTACCGAGCGGAGTCGTTTATGTAAAACAATTATCCAATGTAAGTTCGACGAGCGACACTGGATCGTCCACGAAGTCTTCTGGCTCGGCAACTGGTAAGTGACTCTTCTTCTTGActaacctcctcctcctccttctcctgcattttccctctccctctctctctctctctctctctctctctctcactctctctctctttctctctatcccgGCCGCTCCCTACCCCCTCACTTTTTTCCGATTCTACTTACTTTTCACGTgaagaatttataattaccGAAAGTCCTTATTAATTCGAACAACGAAATGATTATTAACAACGCAACCCATAGCCATGCTACATCATCTCTACTTATACAAGTATACTATATACGCATTACGTATATCCGGTCATCCACTTGtattatttcgtttgtttttctaaCTTTCATTTATACGACTCATTTGTACAATTATTCACACATTCATCCAATGGGcgttttatgtatatacctatgtaaATAGGCTGCTCTAAGTCCGGTCGTTTGGCCTTAATGGTACAACCCCTtcaataatactatatattatatctctaTAGGTCATCGACCTTTTTACCTATCGATTCAATTTCACAAACGCGTTGTTCTCCTTGTTCTTGTCAAAGTTCATTTATGTGTATAATCGTtttagaagaataaaagaaagaaataacgacGAGAAGAACGTAAACCAACTGTTATTGGAAGGAACACGCGCGATACTAGAGCGGCAAGCCGTTCTCTCCTTGGTATTATATTGATCTACCTGTTTCAGCGTTATATACCTATGTAGTGGACTGTTTCCTTCACAGTCTTGAACAATCTTCCACCGTGAGACGATCTCACCTTTACTCGTGTTTTCGCTTCAATATCGATTCATTGCGCTCGTTTTACTTGTTGTGACGGCTATTACGTTTTCTTATCATCAATACTTACCTCAACTCGTCATTTATATTACTCCCGATAAAAgctatttttatagaaaatattaggaatacttttttttttgcgctcGTTTACAAACGCGTTTCTACAACAATCAGCCGTTTATCGTTTTTGATTATGTCAAATATTCAATGACTATCAtacatatttcaataatttttttttctcccgaaaaaaattgagaatggtgtatatataattaatcaaacATATGTTTATCATATCtaggatatattttatagtatcTACAAagttaatttctatatattatacgacATATCTCTCTTATgcgattttaatgataatcattcaaataaattattattattcgactgTTGACATTTTTTATGCTTGTTTATAACCTTTAAACGAAGCGTTGGGTCGTCGATTCGGGTAAAATGACTTTTCGACTTTACCATTTATAGAAACTgtcgtttaataatactcgctAAAGAATAACTTAGCAGAAGGAGTAAAGCAATACTGAAACTCGATGTTTCGCAACTGTATTATGTTTGATGCGACCTGACTTCATCGGGCTAAATAAATATGTTCTGTTGTATCTATAATTCAAGGTAACACGGTGGCctggaaaaagaataaggtcTACATTTTTGATATCTGTAATGTATTTCCAAAGTATGGATTATATGTTAAGTTCTATTTTGCATTTGAAATTACTATAGATAATTGTTCAGAAGATggcacaatttttttttgatccgTCTCGAAACGAGATTGGAAATTCGATGTATTTCGTTTAACGATGTACTTCGATAAATTTCgtggaagaaaaaatcaatcgaaTCAGATTAAACGATCCTGATATTCATCGATCTAAAAAAGAATGTCACAATGCTACAGTGTCTCTTTATTGTCCAACGTCGCATCTAAGAGTTTTGAATTGCATATTCAAGATGGTTAGTAATTAGTTCAATTGCCAATTAGTTTATTACGagttcttattctctctcctAGTATACGCATTCGAGATTATGCTACGACTCAATTTCTTGAATTTCAATTAACTCGTCCTATAATTTATATCCAACTATCTATGATCAAcgatatcgattataaatggATTGATTGAAATCGATCGACTATacttattatacgtatactcttttatattatctataaaatttttagGTAATCCAAGAAATAAGACAGCCTTAGCACCGGGTCATAGTGTCATGGACTGGATTCGATTAGGTAATTCTGGAGTCGACTTAACCGGAGTTGGTGGTATTCCACGTACTGTCACGTTAACCGAGTTGGCTAATCATAATAAGCAAAATGACGCTTGGATCGCAATAAGAGGTACAAAGTGTACCAATGCTAATCGACAttcatatgtaaatatttgcgCTTAgtaatttccttttctttttcttttttttttttttgctttttttccctttaattTAGGTATCGTTTTCAACGTGACCCGTTACATGGATTTTCATCCTGGCGGAATCGATGAGCTAATGAAAGGAGTTGGAAAAGATGCTACGAAATTGTTCGATAACGTAAGGCTATCCTAACGAAGTAATATTATCAAACGCGTATATGTTCCTTATTGAACGATTATCATTCCCGAGGCACCCATAGATCGTTCGTTACAGGTTCACGCGTGGGTAAATTATCAAAGTCTTCTACAGAAATGCGTCGTAGGTAGACTGAGTCGTCCCTCCACTTCGAACCTGTCCAAGGCGAATGAAAAATCTTCCGTTGCGAACGACTTGAAAAGTTGCACAAGTAATATGCAATTCACCGatgatgtatttaaatattcctaTCCTCCGTAATGTTTATTCTCTTATAACGTTGTGTTTATTTTTTAGCGCAAAGAAAAAGCGAAGAAGAAATCGGTTTTGATCTTTCGAAAATGAAGATGGATTGGCGGCAAACTTCGAACACGATAACGCTCTTTTATCAAACGATAAACGACTATCAAGGTATCTACTATCGTATATCAAGGATAAACGATGCCAAGCTCGTTTTTAATCTCTCCTTTGAAAAGGATATCGTTATACACGAACTCGAGTTGGCCGGGGAAATCGAATGGCCACCTGCGTGGAATAGAAACTATGAAAGCATGGAAGTAAGTCAATATACTTTCACCTGATAATTATGTAGTAATTTTGATTCTCTTTATTGCAGGTAGACTTTACCTtcaggaaaaaagataaaactttATGGAAAACTCAAGGTAATCATACTTTATCCAGAGAACCAATAACCAACAAGAGGACTTACAAAGAATACGAGGTATTAAGTAACACGTCCCTTTGTAAATTAGTTCATCTGTTGGTTCTACGAGCTAAAGATTCTTTAGAATTAATACCAATTGGTAGGCACCTGGAAGCAAAAATGAAAATCGCAGGTGAGCGAAATTGCTTCTCTGCTACTgttaaatttacatatatataatttatatatatatatatatatatatatatatatatatatatatatatatatataattgtttttcttctttttttctctcttttttttttaactcatcATAGGTGTTGAGATTTCTAGATACTATACACCTGTACCAGCCTGTCTTCATCCAGAAGACATGGCACCGAATTATACGTCAGATTGTATCTGTCTCATGATTAAACAATACGAAGACGGTGCTCTCAGTCCATCCATAACAGCTTTAAATGCCAAAGAAAAGCTTACTTTGAGCAACGGTCTTGGTGTCTTTGTCGTCGAATCCTTTGATCGTTATTCGGTCGTTCATATGTTGGCTGCTGGCACAGGACTAACGGCAATGTTGGGAATAATTCAACGATCTCTTGCCAGGCGTAACGTGTAAGTATTCGATTATATTCATTCGAACCGCGTTTGATCTTCCTTTTCgtataaaagatttattctcatgtaaaatacttttatatctATCATCATTCTGTTATAGGAAAAGTATCAATCTCGCCAACTTCAATAAAGACGAAGATAACATGTTCTATGTAGAGCAATTGGAGAGAGCTTGCAAGGCAAATAagttagtatatatacatatatatatatatatatatatatatatatatatatatatatatgtatatatatgtatatatatacttattcgATGAAGTTGAAATTTCTGTTCATTAATTCcgtttgttaattttattcatcatttttttttttagattgaaAGTTACGCATATTTTGTCGCAACCAAGTGATTCCTGGAAAGGTAGACGTGGTACGATATCCGATGAACttttgaatgaattaataGGCAACTGTTCACCGCATAGTTGTGTCTTCGTTTGCGGTCCTAAAGGATTCCTAGTTTCTTCAAGAAAGTGAgttctttatatgtataataattaaattcccTGTCTCATCATATTGACGTCATTGATATTTTAGATGTCTCCGTAATCTTGATTGGAAGGCCTATCAAATGTACGAATTCgacgattaaaattatcttaaaactcgtttatattttaagCTTGATCGATGAAGAAAGCTGAAAAAGTCtgcgtttaattatttattatataaattctctCTACGAGTAGTCGAATATTGGGATATTGAGAAAGTTATATATTATCCATCCCATATGAAactattacataaataatagaGTTTATTATCCTGAATAAGAAATTCAGTTGATATACAAAAAGAGGTACGCTTGAAAAAGTACTTGTTGAAGGATTAAACCAAActtaattatacgaattttGCCTGCCTTGTATGAGCCGGTTTagtacaaagaagaaaaaaaaaaattttttaaagtctCTCATTCGGTCATTATATACATCATTAATATTTGCCAAGAGAATTGCGAATGAGATACGTTATTTTGAATGTTCGTACTTAgattcgatatatgtataggtttagaaaaatatttgtatttgaaaagtctattgattatattttcaagagaagattatttataatcttctAATTATCTTATCTCACGTATATCAATGTTAAGCAAATTTTAGTacaattattacttatattttattaagtcTGTAAGTGCTCTACTATCGTCGTTGTTAACAATACTTCCATCCATATCTGTCCTGTCTTAagcatttatatacatactataaGTGGAAAAacgtatagaatatttttttctatattttaaaaataatatctaagtTTAACGTAAACAAATTCTTTGGCTACATTCCTCTTATCTAAAATCTATTGTAAGTTTTATCAATGATATGCCATCCTCTTCGAAGTACCgttttattaaacaatatttttacacTACGCAAAAGAAACCGactatgaattataataacctATAATTCAATCTTAGCTGTGATTAaaacgaattaaattaatgtgaTCCATTATCAAAGAAAGTCTTTAAAGTAAACAAATCTAATGACGAAGAGTATTATACAGCATTAACAACATTAACGCGATATTTTTGGATTTGTCAATTGCGAAGTACAACAGATTTTTCGCGAGACTACTATTACATAATTTTCTGTTAATTACTTCGAGTAtggatgataattaatatgactCATTGTaaatagcaaaaaaaagaatcatcgtACGTTATCgacaaaaaacaagaaaaagaacaaagaattaTATCACATTCACTATTTGAcatttcttgaaaatattagcTCGTAAGAACTGTTTGTACCATAAATCCACATATCGTACGGTCCagtttatgtatttttatgagtttaatgatattatatgtgtatacgattcttatagaaaataaaaatgtactcAATAGtctaacatttatttataaatcgtcCATTCATTTCCCCTCCTCCTTTCACAATTAATTACAGTGTACGAAAATTGCGATCGAAGAGTATACTTGCAGAGATCTTGTTTATCTCGTACCGTATCAAAGCGTACTACTATTTGTTGATCTCTCGATGCTACCACATGTATACTTTCTATTAAATTCTCAAAAAgtacaaaataaaagagaaaatagagagaatatTCATTAACGTAAAGAACATTACAAATGCAGGTggaaacgatcgataaatagCAAATATCGCAGCGTAGTAATGAAAATGTGATAAATTTGAATTTGTACAATTGGATTGATtcaaaaaatcgattaattatgatttagtTTTTTTgcagagagagaagagagagagagagagagagagagagagagagaaactctgTTTAAAGACATTTCGCgggatagaaaaaatatatgtatagttttctctttttcccattCCGGCAAGAGGGAAAACTTTTCACAAGCGTGAAACTTTCACGGCCGAGTTAATTTTCCGGTAtgcttatatacataaatataacacACACGCGTATACAGAGACGACACACACGCGTCTACACAGTGATTATTGATCGTCGTAACTTCTTTTTCCCGCAATATGACGTAACGAGAACACCGGCTGGGCAAAGACGAATGTCTTTTGGCTTCGCGttggtaaaagaagaaaaatgcgTTGCGGCTTCGACAGCAAAAGTACCAGTAGGATCATTTATGTCGACTATACGCCGCAGCATCCTTTCTGCCGCGCTTGGCCTTGAGGATCCAGACGATCATCGGACGATCATCGGTTATAATATAACCGATAAATAGAGAAactaaaatacaattttttgcaAATAGAGAAACTGAAATGTCATGTTTTCTGACAGATAAAACTTAGTTAAGTATCTACAAATAGAATCTAACGAGTCAACGATCGAGAGAGGCGGTTCTTGAAATAATGATGAAGATGAGGAAAGTCATGAAGGATCCTTCCTTAAGAGGGATCTTTCGATTCGAATTAAgatccttcctttccttcgactCCTTTCTCTTAGATTTCATTATCGTTCGCcgaattattctaataatctaCCAGGCGCGCTGGAACTAAAATGAATTAGAGAAGTTTCTCAGACGAAGTTCTAtgcttaattttttcttaaaagaacaagagagagagagagggagagcggGAGAACGTTTCTAATCAAACCGTCGCTTCAAAAGATTTTCTTATgcattatgaattataataaatgacgTCGTGCTGTTAATAATCAGTttacataatttattattcgataacAATTGTTTCATTGAAGGCtatcgatatgtatatatgtatgtagcgTTATCGGACCACGATGCTTTTCACTTAAAAATCTATAGCGTGACGCTCTTCCGTTCCGTTGCATAGCGTTGGTTGGTGCCGATTGAAAACTCGCGAAGGAATAACAATGGTTGAGATTTTTTTCTCGAGGCCAAGATATTTCCCACTATCGAGATTTTTTCTACTCCTgctatactttttttcttactttttttttttttttttctttttattttctaacgagagagagagagagagagagagagagggagagagagggagagagagagaaagaaagagaaacgattaaAAGAACTTTTCTATACGATATGCACGGTTTCGAATCAGCTTCCAAGTGAAACTCGTTCGGCGTTTGTTTGCCTGGTTTATTCGTGAGTGAAATCTAAATAcgatgtataatatatgtacgtggtATACATGCGAACAACTTGCAAacatagagatatatatgtttacTATTTTCTACCTTATCATCGCGCATGCAAATGGCGAAACATAATACTATTTACAGGAGAATTAATCCTGGCTTCTGCTCGGCCAGCATCACCGCTGGACCCATGTCGAATACTGTCTTTATCGATCGAACAATGCATCGCAATGCGGTGAATGGTGCTTAAGCATTGTTCAAGTCTTGGAAGAGAATATCGATCGTTTCTATTCTTCTATCGTGATTAAGATAGTACATccacctctttttttttatgcggaAGTAACTttcgaaagatagatagaaagtgagatagagatagagacaaaaagatgaaaaatcagaagtaaagaaaatgttatggATACTTTCTCGCATAATAAGATGGAATAAGAGTAGATGGAGTAAATATAAAACCCGacctttccttcttatttctctctctctctctctctctctttccctctctttccctctctctctttgcctctCTTTTCTCAGCATCCAAATATAAAGAAGTATCCCTTTGCCGTTCGAGCCGTTTTTATGAAAGTctgtctcctcttctttttcttatttttcttcctttcttttattttttttctcttttctttttcttcttgcacCTTTCATTATGCTACATTACGCGTTACGCCTGAGGACGGAAGATGCATCCTTaactcgttttctctttctctctctttctctcacttttcttAAGACGAAAGGCTTTTATTTAACGGAAAgcgttaatttcattttccgGCTCGAAAAACGAGTCCTTCGTTTGCTTTCcgttttctccctcttctttttatttttctctattaaaaGCGCGAACTAGGTAATCTCAATGTATATCAATGTTCCGTCGAAAACTGTGATCGATAATTAATCAAATGGATGTGCGCTCTGTCGCAATCTcttgtcatttttttaatccatTTAAAAAAGTAGCAACGGCTAGTAGAGTGTTGTTATTCAATTGATTATAGTTTGCTTTTTGTGTTCTGTCCgaagatgattttttttttttttttttttttttttgatggcaTGGAGGAAAATTGATATAAGGGATCGAGGAAGGCCAAGAAGAAAAGCTTCTTTGACGCGGCATCTAATCCTAATCTCCTTTTAAATCTATCATAAGTCGTACGACCTCGCGCGCGTCTTGGATTTATGAGGTTCGCTCGCGGACGTTCGAGGTGTGctaagtagaaagaaaaaaagaagaaaagagaagacagAAGTAGGGTTAAAAGAACACGGTCACGTGGCACCGtgattgaataaattaaagagctcgtattttttttttttttatcgaattatttatccacgagtaaaaagaaatatttaataaaacagGAACAAGAAAACGGAGTAATTAAATGGCTTTTGGacatctttacttttctttccgaGATAGTACGCCACTGCATATTACTatgtaatttttgtaaattttaacttgtttttatttttctttctctcgcataTTTAGCAACGGTTTATTAAGATTAATCGATTCTCAAAAGAATGTTCGTGACATGGCACGCGATGACGAAGAGAGGAACGTCGGTGATTTTCTCGCAATTTTTCAACGTGCATCGTGGGTACTGTtagcagaaagagaaaaaaaaaatataggcaAAGGCGTGGAGCttcaaattcattttcttcattaattaCGAAACCGTGCTGACGACGTTTTTCAAACATTCTACGAATACCGCATGTTTCCCATCTCTCcgttttcgaattattttcgattctaCTTCACTcagtctctttttctctttttctactttgcGTGGATATTATTTTACGAGAACGGAAATGGAAGATGTTATGAAAGAGCGATGAATATATaggataaatatacatattttaatgataatcagCGGTAAACTTcgtatatttgtttttcttttaaggcAAAGTTTAAGTAAATAGACAAATGTGTgaatatttatcgatcataattAATTCCTTTAAGTatgttaatcatttttttttctgtctgcttccttttttttcattttcattcgaagaaggaaaatagaattgatttgaaaatccttaataattattctttagtCAAGGAACGGAAACAATGTCGTAATTCGCATCagcgatcgatttttttaatccttttccAATCCTATCCATTTCTCGCGCTTCATCCTTTCATGAATAGTAATGCGCTCGATAATGAATAAATCCGAGAAACAAAATGTGTTGCGCGTGGGTGTCGATGcgagaaataaataacgatctTCTACGGTGGGCTGTATAGggcaaagaaaaatagaaaaaagaaggaagcaaAACAAGTAAAATTCATTCAAGGTTCGTTTAGGCGAATGGTGTCAATGAACGAACGGGGATGCGTCGAATCCAAATCCATTTGAGATTCTCTCGTAAGCTAAGT
This region of Vespa crabro chromosome 23, iyVesCrab1.2, whole genome shotgun sequence genomic DNA includes:
- the LOC124432097 gene encoding cytochrome b5 reductase 4 isoform X2, with protein sequence MSQCYSVSLLSNVASKSFELHIQDGNPRNKTALAPGHSVMDWIRLGNSGVDLTGVGGIPRTVTLTELANHNKQNDAWIAIRGIVFNVTRYMDFHPGGIDELMKGVGKDATKLFDNVHAWVNYQSLLQKCVVGRLSRPSTSNLSKANEKSSVANDLKSCTTQRKSEEEIGFDLSKMKMDWRQTSNTITLFYQTINDYQGIYYRISRINDAKLVFNLSFEKDIVIHELELAGEIEWPPAWNRNYESMEVDFTFRKKDKTLWKTQGNHTLSREPITNKRTYKEYEVLSNTSLCKLVHLLVLRAKDSLELIPIGRHLEAKMKIAGVEISRYYTPVPACLHPEDMAPNYTSDCICLMIKQYEDGALSPSITALNAKEKLTLSNGLGVFVVESFDRYSVVHMLAAGTGLTAMLGIIQRSLARRNVKSINLANFNKDEDNMFYVEQLERACKANKLKVTHILSQPSDSWKGRRGTISDELLNELIGNCSPHSCVFVCGPKGFLVSSRKCLRNLDWKAYQMYEFDD
- the LOC124432097 gene encoding cytochrome b5 reductase 4 isoform X1 gives rise to the protein MKRVNLPQNENETGSVDATDLQEKMRMIDVKSSSPTSLLAKNTLLLPSGVVYVKQLSNVSSTSDTGSSTKSSGSATGNPRNKTALAPGHSVMDWIRLGNSGVDLTGVGGIPRTVTLTELANHNKQNDAWIAIRGIVFNVTRYMDFHPGGIDELMKGVGKDATKLFDNVHAWVNYQSLLQKCVVGRLSRPSTSNLSKANEKSSVANDLKSCTTQRKSEEEIGFDLSKMKMDWRQTSNTITLFYQTINDYQGIYYRISRINDAKLVFNLSFEKDIVIHELELAGEIEWPPAWNRNYESMEVDFTFRKKDKTLWKTQGNHTLSREPITNKRTYKEYEVLSNTSLCKLVHLLVLRAKDSLELIPIGRHLEAKMKIAGVEISRYYTPVPACLHPEDMAPNYTSDCICLMIKQYEDGALSPSITALNAKEKLTLSNGLGVFVVESFDRYSVVHMLAAGTGLTAMLGIIQRSLARRNVKSINLANFNKDEDNMFYVEQLERACKANKLKVTHILSQPSDSWKGRRGTISDELLNELIGNCSPHSCVFVCGPKGFLVSSRKCLRNLDWKAYQMYEFDD